A stretch of Corallococcus exiguus DNA encodes these proteins:
- the cysS gene encoding cysteine--tRNA ligase: MAPSSIRLFNTMSMQKEPLEPLVPGEVKVYVCGPTVYSYIHIGNARTFTSFDVVVRYLRYRGFKVTYVRNYTDVDDKIIKAAHETGEAPVDLASRFVEAFREDARALHLREPDVSPRVSETIPEIVAIIQTLVDKGYAYEAKGDVYFAVDKDEDYAKLSKRHLDDLCQGERVHPGDLKRQPLDFALWKTAKPGEPSWDSPWGKGRPGWHIECSAMSEKFLGRTFDIHGGALDLIFPHHENEIAQSESATGQTMAKYWMHCGFLDLEGAKMSKSLGNVVRLRDALAKVDAEALRFFFLSTHYRHPLNFGEKALQDAEGRMEYFYETLRKVDERVAGKDFGKGPLHGEPARFLTEFESAMDDDFNTASALGALSGLFGFMNELTDKPPVKDKPLVGRTLQALREQVRETSRVLGVFEDDPGEWLLRRRERAVRERGIDVAEVERLLAERTAARAAKDFAKADEVRGALKTLGVDIMDTPAGTSWKVAAPAS; the protein is encoded by the coding sequence GTGGCCCCCTCATCCATCCGGCTCTTCAACACGATGTCCATGCAGAAGGAGCCGCTGGAGCCGCTCGTGCCCGGCGAAGTGAAGGTCTACGTCTGTGGGCCTACGGTCTACAGCTACATCCATATCGGGAACGCGCGCACCTTTACGTCGTTCGACGTGGTGGTCCGCTACCTGCGCTACCGGGGCTTCAAGGTGACGTACGTGCGCAACTACACGGACGTCGACGACAAGATCATCAAGGCCGCGCATGAGACGGGCGAGGCGCCCGTGGACCTGGCCTCGCGCTTCGTGGAGGCCTTCCGCGAGGACGCCCGCGCGCTGCACCTGCGCGAACCGGATGTGTCCCCGCGCGTGAGCGAGACCATCCCGGAGATCGTCGCCATCATCCAGACGCTCGTGGACAAGGGCTACGCCTACGAGGCGAAGGGCGACGTGTACTTCGCCGTCGACAAGGACGAGGACTACGCGAAGCTGTCCAAGCGCCACCTGGACGACCTGTGCCAGGGCGAGCGCGTGCATCCCGGCGACCTCAAGCGCCAGCCTTTGGACTTCGCGCTGTGGAAGACGGCGAAGCCCGGTGAGCCGTCGTGGGACAGCCCCTGGGGCAAGGGCCGTCCGGGCTGGCACATCGAGTGCTCCGCGATGAGCGAGAAGTTCCTGGGCCGCACGTTCGACATCCACGGCGGGGCGTTGGACCTCATCTTCCCCCACCACGAGAACGAGATCGCCCAGAGCGAGTCCGCCACCGGCCAGACGATGGCGAAGTACTGGATGCACTGCGGCTTCCTGGACCTGGAAGGCGCGAAGATGTCCAAGTCGCTGGGCAACGTGGTGCGCCTGCGCGACGCGCTCGCCAAGGTGGACGCGGAGGCCCTGCGCTTCTTCTTCCTCTCCACGCACTACCGCCACCCGCTCAACTTCGGAGAGAAGGCGCTCCAGGACGCGGAAGGGCGCATGGAGTACTTCTACGAGACGCTGCGCAAGGTGGACGAGCGCGTGGCGGGCAAGGACTTCGGCAAGGGCCCGCTGCACGGCGAACCCGCGCGCTTCCTCACGGAGTTCGAGTCCGCCATGGACGACGACTTCAACACCGCGAGCGCGCTGGGCGCGCTGTCCGGGCTCTTCGGCTTCATGAACGAGCTGACCGACAAGCCGCCCGTGAAGGACAAGCCGCTGGTGGGCCGCACGCTCCAGGCGCTGCGCGAGCAGGTGCGCGAAACGTCCCGCGTCCTGGGCGTCTTCGAGGACGACCCGGGCGAGTGGCTCCTGCGCCGCCGTGAGCGCGCGGTGCGTGAGCGCGGCATCGACGTGGCGGAGGTGGAGCGGTTGCTCGCCGAGCGGACCGCCGCGCGCGCCGCGAAGGACTTCGCGAAGGCGGACGAAGTGCGAGGCGCCCTCAAGACCCTGGGCGTGGACATCATGGACACGCCTGCCGGCACCTCCTGGAAGGTGGCGGCGCCCGCCTCCTGA
- a CDS encoding carbohydrate-binding family 9-like protein, with translation MRLRSLALVPLLSSVLFVGGACRDEQAGPAHRTPKLPAPTTLRTLDAAPEGLTFRSGATFAGGSIVYLGARVTPEQATPGQPVRISHYFQAVRPPPQGFHFFVHVVDPESGQMLANADHEFQDGAAPLETWPVGRVLEDVHTVAMPATPARLALGFWKGDERLAVDDPRMQSGDNRMRGPLLGGEPPALPEYTVTRVKKAPVVDGALDDEAWKGAKPVTLAGSFDGRPVRLRTQARMVYDDANLYVAFDVEDPDIWGTMRNRDDSIYEQEVVEVFLDANADGRTYNELQVSPHNVIFDAYFPARRQGMDRSWDSGMKTAVKVRGTLDDASDRDEGWTVEMAIPFNRLAEVPHIPPQPGERWRFNLYRLEHHDRRQVEGQSFSPLFIGDFHALPRFGWLVFQ, from the coding sequence ATGCGCCTCCGCTCCCTTGCCCTCGTCCCGTTGCTGTCCTCCGTCCTGTTCGTGGGTGGCGCCTGCCGCGATGAACAGGCGGGCCCCGCCCACCGCACGCCCAAGCTGCCCGCGCCCACGACGCTGCGGACGCTCGACGCGGCCCCGGAGGGGCTCACCTTCCGCAGCGGCGCCACCTTCGCCGGAGGCTCCATCGTCTACCTGGGCGCGCGCGTGACGCCGGAGCAGGCCACGCCGGGGCAGCCGGTGCGCATCTCGCACTACTTCCAGGCCGTGCGCCCGCCGCCCCAGGGCTTCCACTTCTTCGTGCACGTGGTGGATCCGGAGAGCGGCCAGATGCTGGCCAACGCGGATCACGAGTTCCAGGACGGCGCCGCGCCGCTGGAGACCTGGCCCGTGGGCCGGGTGCTGGAGGACGTGCACACCGTCGCCATGCCCGCCACGCCCGCCCGTCTCGCGTTGGGCTTCTGGAAGGGCGACGAGCGGCTCGCGGTGGATGATCCGCGCATGCAGTCGGGTGACAACCGGATGCGAGGCCCGCTCCTCGGCGGCGAGCCTCCCGCGCTGCCGGAGTACACCGTCACGCGCGTGAAGAAGGCGCCGGTGGTCGACGGGGCGCTGGACGACGAGGCCTGGAAGGGCGCGAAGCCGGTGACGCTCGCGGGCAGCTTCGACGGCCGGCCCGTGCGGCTGCGCACCCAGGCGCGCATGGTCTACGACGACGCGAACCTGTACGTGGCCTTCGACGTGGAGGACCCGGACATCTGGGGCACGATGCGCAACCGCGACGACTCCATCTACGAGCAGGAGGTCGTGGAGGTGTTCCTCGACGCCAACGCGGACGGGCGCACGTACAACGAGCTGCAGGTGTCGCCCCACAACGTCATCTTCGACGCGTACTTTCCCGCGCGGCGCCAGGGCATGGACCGCTCGTGGGACTCAGGTATGAAGACGGCGGTGAAGGTGCGCGGCACGCTGGACGACGCGTCCGACCGCGACGAGGGCTGGACGGTGGAGATGGCCATCCCGTTCAACCGGCTCGCGGAGGTGCCGCACATTCCGCCCCAGCCGGGCGAGCGCTGGCGCTTCAACCTCTACCGGTTGGAGCACCACGACCGCCGGCAGGTGGAAGGCCAGTCCTTCTCCCCGCTCTTCATCGGCGACTTCCACGCGCTGCCGCGCTTCGGGTGGCTCGTCTTCCAGTAG
- a CDS encoding DNA internalization-related competence protein ComEC/Rec2 yields MPGAHLAVLGALALTGAGLSALEARVDLPPSLKEGGSAVLEGELERVERFDGAVRLRLVVARAGLIPEPPAAARFRVSLSGRGEGLELHPGQRVRVEARLVPDAPPSNPGERDFSSARRRQGVAFTGGFVPGRVLALSPAPSWRLALEDVRGRLTTAVHGVAPSADAAALFLTLAAGQRADLDASWEDAFSRAGLAHVLSVSGLHVAALALMTLALLRRGMVRLGGRWRTLEARRWAAPAAVPFVWAYVLFTGNQAPAVRSAVMATAVLLGLSLWRRADGLNGLSLAALVLVAWTPSSVVDLSLRLSFLAVLGLVLLSPALREALPLDRPSPSEPRRMKRWAAQARETVAQTLCASGAATLVGLPVVAAAFGRVSLAGLVSNIVALPLCGVLTGLAAGGAALFVVAPVVATPVLWAGAWASELLLVLTRVFAAVPFAAVEVPGLGPWLGGAYAVGLGAWALGAGRWRWLGLLVPGALLGALLLPVLAPEPALRITFLSVGQGDAVVLRSRGHHALVDAGGVPEGADTGERFVLPFLKAEGVSRLDLAVLSHPHPDHALGLVSTLAQVPTERLWLSAGSADGPLSRRIISAAKGATVEEVEVGHASFVLGEATLEVLGPPVDRELMEGANDRSVVLRVRHGDVTVLLAGDVEAEGEAALEEALGPVTVLKVPHHGSRTSSTAPLLERTRPRHAVFCVGRRNRYGFPHPEVEARYRALGTECWRTDRDGAITLESDGEDVRLVSFLPRVDSAPPPVAGSGRQAQLER; encoded by the coding sequence TTGCCTGGAGCGCATCTGGCGGTGCTCGGCGCGCTGGCCCTGACAGGCGCGGGGCTTTCCGCCCTGGAGGCCCGGGTCGACCTCCCTCCCTCCCTGAAAGAAGGCGGCAGCGCGGTCCTTGAAGGCGAGCTGGAGCGCGTGGAGCGCTTCGATGGCGCCGTGAGACTGCGGCTCGTTGTGGCCCGCGCGGGGCTGATTCCAGAGCCTCCGGCCGCCGCCCGCTTCCGCGTCAGCCTTTCCGGACGAGGTGAGGGTCTGGAATTGCACCCCGGGCAGCGCGTGCGGGTGGAAGCGCGGCTCGTGCCGGATGCGCCTCCTTCGAATCCGGGCGAGCGGGACTTCTCGTCGGCGCGGCGGCGGCAGGGCGTGGCCTTCACGGGCGGCTTCGTTCCGGGGCGCGTGCTGGCGCTCTCCCCTGCCCCCTCGTGGCGGCTCGCGCTGGAGGACGTGCGCGGACGGCTGACGACGGCGGTACATGGGGTGGCGCCCTCGGCGGACGCGGCGGCGCTGTTCCTCACGCTGGCCGCCGGGCAGCGCGCGGACCTGGATGCCTCCTGGGAGGACGCGTTCTCGCGGGCGGGGCTCGCGCATGTGCTCAGTGTCAGCGGGCTTCACGTGGCGGCGCTCGCGCTGATGACGCTCGCGCTGCTCAGGCGGGGGATGGTGCGGCTGGGTGGACGCTGGCGGACGCTGGAGGCACGGCGCTGGGCGGCTCCGGCCGCGGTGCCCTTCGTCTGGGCCTACGTGCTCTTCACGGGGAACCAGGCGCCCGCGGTGCGCTCGGCGGTGATGGCCACGGCGGTGCTGCTGGGCCTGTCGCTGTGGCGGCGCGCGGATGGGCTGAATGGCTTGTCGCTGGCGGCGCTGGTGCTCGTGGCCTGGACGCCTTCCAGTGTCGTGGACCTGTCGCTCCGGCTGTCGTTCCTCGCGGTGCTGGGGCTGGTGCTGCTGTCGCCCGCGCTGCGCGAGGCCCTTCCCCTGGATCGGCCGTCTCCTTCCGAGCCCCGGAGAATGAAACGGTGGGCCGCCCAGGCGCGGGAGACCGTGGCGCAGACGTTGTGCGCGAGCGGCGCGGCAACGCTCGTGGGTCTGCCCGTGGTGGCGGCGGCGTTCGGAAGGGTGAGCCTGGCGGGGCTCGTGTCCAACATCGTCGCCCTGCCCTTGTGTGGCGTGCTCACCGGGCTCGCGGCGGGCGGCGCGGCCCTCTTCGTCGTGGCGCCGGTCGTGGCGACGCCGGTGCTGTGGGCAGGCGCCTGGGCGTCGGAGCTCCTCCTCGTGCTGACGCGCGTCTTCGCGGCCGTGCCCTTCGCGGCGGTGGAGGTGCCGGGCCTGGGGCCGTGGCTCGGCGGGGCGTACGCGGTGGGGCTGGGCGCCTGGGCCCTGGGGGCGGGGCGCTGGCGATGGCTGGGCCTGCTCGTTCCGGGGGCCTTGCTGGGCGCACTGCTGCTGCCCGTGCTCGCACCAGAGCCCGCGCTGCGGATCACCTTCCTCTCCGTGGGCCAGGGGGACGCGGTGGTGCTGCGCTCCCGGGGACACCATGCGTTGGTGGATGCGGGCGGCGTTCCGGAGGGCGCGGATACCGGGGAGCGGTTCGTCCTGCCCTTCCTCAAGGCGGAGGGCGTGTCACGGCTGGACCTCGCGGTGCTCTCCCATCCGCATCCGGACCATGCGCTCGGGCTCGTGTCGACGCTGGCCCAGGTGCCCACCGAACGCTTGTGGCTGTCCGCGGGGAGCGCGGACGGGCCGCTGTCCCGGCGGATCATCTCCGCCGCGAAGGGAGCCACGGTGGAGGAGGTGGAGGTGGGGCATGCCTCGTTCGTCCTGGGCGAGGCGACGCTGGAGGTGCTGGGGCCTCCCGTGGACCGCGAGCTGATGGAGGGCGCGAACGACCGGAGCGTGGTGCTGCGCGTGCGCCATGGCGACGTCACCGTGCTGCTGGCGGGCGACGTGGAGGCGGAGGGCGAGGCCGCGCTCGAGGAGGCGCTGGGGCCGGTGACGGTGTTGAAGGTGCCGCACCACGGTTCGCGCACGTCCTCCACCGCGCCGCTCCTGGAGCGCACCCGGCCGCGTCACGCGGTGTTCTGCGTGGGCCGGCGCAACCGATACGGGTTCCCCCATCCGGAGGTGGAGGCGCGCTACCGGGCCCTGGGCACCGAGTGCTGGCGCACCGACCGCGATGGGGCCATCACCCTGGAGAGCGACGGTGAGGACGTCCGGCTGGTGTCCTTCCTGCCGCGCGTGGATTCCGCACCGCCCCCCGTTGCCGGGAGTGGGAGGCAGGCCCAGCTTGAACGGTGA
- a CDS encoding CarD family transcriptional regulator produces the protein MQTSFKTGDKAVYPGQGVGEVMGIEHTEVAGQRQSFYVLRILENGMRIMIPINKVGSVGLREIISEEDVKQVYSILREKDISVDSTTWNRRYREYMEKIKTGSVFEIAEVLRDLYLLKGDKDLSFGERKMLDTARSLLIKELSLAKDCTEEEVESDLKKIFNLA, from the coding sequence GTGCAGACCAGCTTCAAGACTGGTGACAAGGCGGTTTATCCGGGCCAGGGCGTCGGTGAGGTGATGGGCATCGAGCACACCGAGGTCGCCGGGCAGCGCCAGTCGTTCTACGTGCTGCGCATCCTGGAGAACGGGATGCGGATCATGATCCCGATCAACAAGGTCGGATCGGTCGGCCTCCGGGAAATCATCAGCGAAGAGGACGTCAAGCAGGTCTATTCCATCCTCCGCGAGAAGGACATCTCCGTCGACTCCACCACGTGGAACCGCCGGTACCGCGAGTACATGGAGAAGATCAAGACGGGCTCCGTCTTCGAAATCGCCGAGGTGCTCCGCGACCTCTACCTGCTCAAGGGCGACAAGGACCTGTCGTTCGGCGAGCGCAAGATGCTCGATACGGCGCGCTCCCTGTTGATCAAGGAGCTGTCGCTGGCCAAGGACTGCACCGAGGAAGAGGTCGAGTCCGACCTGAAGAAGATCTTCAACCTCGCCTGA
- a CDS encoding FHA domain-containing protein: protein MAPPNPKRPPRPPRPPGQQASSDDPSEELPFDDDEVAPLQADDPRPQRVPQYPAGPRKAKRRGPGERARSDRELSPRYDWAKEYSDPGLTPAFVYVERGPGAGQLVPLRQGSITLGRSSTSDLRLQHASISRRHAQLTRRGNVFMVRDLGSQNGTFVNRLRIKGEVEIKPGDELSLGNATLRLRGSGAGPTMSRTALDPLRPRMAKRRLNGVAVAVAAAVVGSAAAALISVVAMRTADRSPARAPVEGAPAQPPRTPAAPAKEAQETEAAPAKDANHGSLGAAKDLSASDISRRAQSGQVSPSASDIARGLHPSTGATSRNAAPSAQEVAKGSGAAKAGEPHTLSSSAGQVAAASGRKSLPLTEQAGPPDERQRADILARYESGDVAGALAQAKRANLTPLVQQLTRFQTAEATARTALEQKDRPRALDALSAAVRADKELSQGWSRQGVALRRQLVGLYVRMGQEAVQAQRFADARAAFTAALEYDADNAEARSQLAALATQAP from the coding sequence ATGGCTCCGCCGAATCCGAAGCGTCCGCCGCGCCCTCCCCGCCCTCCGGGGCAGCAGGCGTCGTCGGATGACCCGTCGGAGGAGCTCCCGTTCGACGACGACGAGGTGGCCCCCCTTCAGGCGGATGATCCTCGCCCGCAGCGAGTCCCCCAGTATCCGGCAGGCCCCCGGAAGGCGAAGCGGCGAGGCCCGGGCGAGCGCGCCCGGTCCGACCGCGAGCTGTCTCCCCGGTATGACTGGGCGAAGGAGTACTCGGATCCGGGCCTGACGCCCGCGTTCGTGTACGTGGAGCGCGGGCCGGGTGCCGGGCAGCTCGTGCCCCTGCGCCAGGGATCCATCACGCTCGGGCGGTCTTCCACGTCGGACCTGCGGCTCCAGCATGCGTCCATCAGCCGGCGCCATGCCCAGCTGACCCGGCGAGGCAATGTCTTCATGGTGCGCGACCTGGGCAGCCAGAACGGCACCTTCGTCAACCGCCTGCGCATCAAGGGCGAGGTGGAGATCAAGCCCGGGGACGAGCTGAGCCTGGGCAACGCGACCTTGCGGCTGCGCGGCTCAGGGGCCGGGCCGACGATGAGCCGGACGGCGCTGGATCCGCTGCGGCCTCGCATGGCGAAGCGCCGGCTGAACGGGGTCGCCGTGGCGGTGGCCGCGGCGGTCGTGGGCTCCGCGGCCGCGGCGTTGATCAGCGTGGTGGCCATGCGGACGGCGGACCGGAGTCCCGCACGGGCTCCGGTGGAAGGCGCGCCCGCTCAGCCCCCCAGGACTCCAGCGGCGCCCGCGAAGGAAGCCCAGGAGACCGAGGCGGCGCCCGCGAAGGATGCCAATCACGGGAGCCTGGGAGCGGCGAAGGACCTCAGCGCTTCGGACATCTCGCGAAGGGCTCAATCGGGCCAGGTGTCTCCGAGTGCCTCGGACATCGCGCGCGGCCTGCATCCGAGCACCGGGGCGACATCGAGGAACGCCGCTCCGAGCGCCCAGGAGGTCGCGAAGGGCTCGGGGGCCGCGAAGGCGGGCGAACCCCATACGCTCTCTTCGAGCGCGGGCCAGGTCGCTGCCGCGTCCGGACGGAAATCCCTGCCCTTGACCGAACAGGCGGGGCCTCCGGACGAGCGCCAGCGCGCGGACATCCTCGCTCGCTATGAATCTGGTGACGTCGCCGGGGCGTTGGCCCAGGCGAAGCGCGCGAACCTCACGCCCCTGGTGCAACAGCTCACCCGCTTCCAGACCGCCGAGGCCACGGCCCGGACCGCCCTGGAGCAGAAGGACCGTCCCCGGGCGCTCGATGCGCTCAGCGCCGCCGTGCGGGCGGACAAGGAGCTGTCCCAGGGCTGGAGCCGTCAGGGGGTCGCCCTCCGCCGCCAGCTCGTTGGGCTGTACGTGCGCATGGGCCAGGAAGCCGTTCAGGCCCAGCGCTTCGCCGACGCCCGCGCGGCCTTCACCGCCGCGCTCGAGTACGACGCGGACAACGCCGAGGCCCGCTCACAGCTGGCGGCACTGGCCACCCAGGCGCCTTGA
- a CDS encoding FHA domain-containing protein produces the protein MRFEFEHLGTPTPFELTEGHHLLGGGPDDHVHLEGLPPGLLTLRIGSGRLMVEAVRSFTVNAVRVLPGVSRLVVPGEVLGLPDGMCLRVLAEPSAPGRGVGTVAVLKGLLTDADTPPSRAASLTCLTGLDVGRCHALAEAYTDIGRGDGAALRLRDRAVSRMHARIRREDSGFVLEDLGTPNGVFLNGVRLEASAPLADGDVVELGRSLLRFQAAFDEASGEARPVPRPVAVVEEPADAGTPRPPEGGPRRLEGWIIAGAVALALGALLVTSLVAATG, from the coding sequence ATGCGCTTCGAATTCGAGCACCTGGGCACCCCCACCCCGTTCGAGCTGACCGAGGGCCACCACCTCCTGGGCGGCGGCCCCGATGACCATGTCCACCTGGAGGGCCTTCCTCCGGGGCTGTTGACCCTGCGCATCGGCTCCGGGCGGCTCATGGTGGAGGCGGTGCGCAGCTTCACCGTGAACGCGGTGCGCGTGCTGCCCGGCGTGTCGCGCCTGGTGGTGCCCGGCGAGGTGCTGGGCCTTCCGGACGGCATGTGTCTGCGCGTGCTCGCCGAGCCGAGCGCCCCCGGGCGCGGCGTGGGCACTGTCGCGGTGCTCAAGGGCCTGCTGACGGACGCGGACACCCCGCCGTCGCGCGCCGCCTCCCTCACCTGCCTCACCGGACTGGACGTGGGCCGCTGTCACGCGCTCGCGGAGGCGTACACGGACATCGGCCGGGGCGACGGCGCGGCCCTGCGGCTGCGCGACCGGGCCGTGTCGCGGATGCACGCGCGGATCCGCCGCGAGGACTCGGGCTTCGTTCTGGAAGACCTGGGGACGCCCAACGGAGTGTTCCTCAACGGCGTGCGGCTGGAGGCCTCCGCGCCCCTGGCGGATGGGGACGTCGTGGAGCTGGGGCGCTCGCTGCTCCGCTTCCAGGCGGCGTTCGACGAGGCCTCAGGAGAGGCGCGGCCCGTGCCCCGGCCGGTCGCCGTCGTGGAGGAGCCCGCGGACGCAGGAACGCCGCGGCCTCCCGAAGGAGGGCCACGGCGCCTGGAGGGATGGATCATCGCCGGGGCCGTCGCGCTGGCCCTGGGTGCGCTGCTCGTCACCTCCCTGGTGGCAGCGACAGGCTGA
- a CDS encoding PH domain-containing protein, whose amino-acid sequence MDGRARTVEGKQPQQVFRPRRVLAAVMAAAGLLWLGIFAWLFHFDGVPLQTFLSAAFFVVFFGVAVTYYGRTRIEVDARGITCRGMVRTRRFSFRDIRKLDVLPGPVTVYAIRGSQGFVHFTSFFLHHRYLARLLVERAGLSPLPA is encoded by the coding sequence ATGGACGGACGCGCTCGGACGGTGGAGGGGAAGCAGCCGCAGCAGGTCTTTCGCCCGCGCAGGGTGCTCGCCGCAGTGATGGCGGCGGCAGGCCTGTTATGGCTGGGCATCTTCGCCTGGCTGTTCCACTTCGACGGTGTGCCGCTGCAGACGTTCCTGTCCGCGGCCTTCTTCGTCGTCTTCTTCGGGGTGGCCGTCACCTACTACGGCCGCACCCGCATTGAAGTGGACGCCCGGGGCATCACCTGTCGGGGCATGGTGCGCACCCGGCGCTTCTCCTTCAGGGACATCCGCAAGCTGGACGTCCTCCCCGGGCCGGTGACGGTCTACGCCATCCGGGGCAGCCAGGGCTTCGTGCACTTCACCAGCTTCTTCCTTCACCACCGGTACCTGGCCCGGCTCCTGGTGGAGCGCGCGGGCCTCTCGCCCCTGCCTGCGTAG
- a CDS encoding outer membrane beta-barrel protein, producing MSKGLLAGAAAVAVLAAGSAQAASTELRRSADMRGLTFLVGGGVEGYTSGLRDQIDPGLAYGVTVAIKPTNVLGIELGYTGAISNFNDSRVLTTDTSGPDIVRNGAQAAVTLGLTATPLQPYVMGGVGLSRYNVRSAALGFQDDTVGNVPVGAGLRLHIGSFTADARVNYNFLFDQEFALTVPPSDVNLGGDETFSSGGRYVGTINLGATF from the coding sequence ATGAGCAAGGGATTGTTGGCTGGCGCGGCGGCGGTGGCGGTGTTGGCGGCGGGTTCCGCACAGGCGGCTTCGACGGAGCTGCGCAGGTCGGCGGACATGCGCGGCCTGACGTTCCTCGTGGGCGGCGGTGTGGAGGGCTACACCAGCGGGCTGCGAGACCAGATTGATCCAGGCCTGGCGTACGGCGTGACGGTGGCCATCAAGCCGACGAACGTGCTGGGCATCGAGCTGGGCTACACGGGCGCCATCAGCAACTTCAACGACAGCCGAGTGCTGACGACGGACACCAGCGGGCCGGACATCGTGCGCAACGGCGCGCAGGCGGCGGTGACGCTGGGCCTGACGGCCACGCCGCTCCAGCCGTACGTCATGGGCGGTGTGGGCCTGAGCCGCTACAACGTGCGCTCCGCCGCCCTGGGCTTCCAGGACGACACGGTGGGCAACGTGCCGGTGGGCGCGGGCCTGCGCCTGCACATCGGCAGCTTCACCGCGGACGCACGCGTGAACTACAACTTCCTGTTCGACCAGGAGTTCGCGCTCACCGTGCCGCCGTCCGACGTGAACCTGGGCGGCGACGAGACGTTCAGCAGCGGCGGCCGCTACGTGGGCACCATCAACCTGGGTGCCACCTTCTAG
- a CDS encoding tetratricopeptide repeat protein, translating to MVRTRRFQLGVSAVVWLGTLAVPAWALGPSAQPPAPEAKPAAPIARAPGPATDTAPGPLESQPQRTSQAVLAAMRIRDGDALMRERRYREAAFAFLDAEHAAPAHVEARFKLGNSLAVLGYYARAIEEWEAASRLTQDAAIRQSAQDNITRARVKQGELGASPQAVGQMPGSGPVADTTRAQARRAYEQGVQHISQRAYAPALQTLSQALQQEPLLTVAYIARGSANIGLRRYAEAAADYQFALKLEPDAASPLYGLAEAYRALGRNLEARDLYERYARSTAADVRPELKEESRQKAERLR from the coding sequence ATGGTTCGCACGCGCAGGTTCCAGCTCGGGGTCTCGGCGGTGGTGTGGCTTGGCACGTTGGCGGTGCCGGCCTGGGCCCTGGGCCCCAGCGCTCAGCCCCCGGCCCCCGAGGCGAAGCCCGCCGCTCCAATCGCGCGCGCACCGGGCCCGGCCACCGACACGGCTCCCGGCCCGTTGGAGTCCCAGCCCCAGCGCACGTCGCAGGCCGTGCTGGCGGCCATGCGGATCCGCGACGGGGACGCGTTGATGCGCGAGCGCCGCTACCGAGAGGCCGCCTTCGCCTTCCTCGACGCGGAGCACGCGGCACCGGCTCACGTGGAGGCGCGCTTCAAGCTGGGCAACTCGCTGGCGGTGCTCGGCTACTACGCGCGCGCCATCGAGGAGTGGGAGGCCGCGTCGCGCCTCACCCAGGACGCCGCCATCCGTCAGAGCGCGCAGGACAACATCACCCGCGCGCGTGTGAAGCAGGGCGAGCTCGGGGCGTCGCCGCAGGCCGTGGGGCAGATGCCCGGTTCCGGGCCGGTGGCGGACACGACGCGGGCCCAGGCGCGCCGCGCCTACGAGCAGGGCGTCCAGCACATCAGCCAGCGCGCCTACGCGCCCGCGCTCCAGACGCTGTCGCAGGCCCTTCAGCAGGAGCCGCTCCTGACCGTGGCGTACATCGCGCGGGGCAGCGCCAACATCGGGCTGAGGCGCTACGCGGAGGCCGCGGCGGACTACCAGTTCGCGCTGAAGCTGGAGCCGGACGCGGCCTCGCCACTGTACGGACTCGCGGAGGCGTACCGCGCGCTGGGCCGCAACCTGGAGGCCCGCGACCTCTACGAGCGCTACGCGCGCTCCACCGCCGCCGACGTGCGACCCGAGCTGAAAGAGGAGTCCCGCCAGAAGGCCGAGCGCCTGCGCTGA